The DNA window CGCGTGGCCGGCATGCCCGCATTCACCCCGCACGAGACGACTGACGCTGCCGAGGCGATTGCTTTCGACGCCGTGTTCGAGGTGTATCCCGATGTGGCCCTGGGCGATCTGAGCAGTCTGGAACTGGAGCGCATCACCAGCAGCGTGGACGAACCCGCCATCGACAAGACGATGGAAATCCTGCGCAAGCAACGCCGCACGTTCCAGGCCCGCGACGAGGCCGACAACGCGGCACGCGACGGCGACCAACTCACCGTGAACTTCATCGGCAAGCTCGACGACGTGGCGTTCCCCGGTGGCAGCGCCGACGACTTCCAGTTCGTGCTGGGTGAAGGCCGCATGTTGCCCGAGTTCGAAACCGCAGCGCGTGGCCAGAAGCCCGGCTCCACGGTCAGCTTCGACCTGCATTTCCCGGAGGACTACCAAGGCCGCGAAGTGGCCGGCAAGACCGCGCAGTTCTCGCTCACTGTGACACGGGTGGAAGCCCCGCAACTGCCCGAGCTGAATGCCGACTTCGCCAAAGCCTTGGGCGTGGCCGACGGCGACATGCAGAAGCTGCGTGACGACATTCGCAAAAACCTGGAACGCGAAATTGCCGCCCGTCTGGCCGCGCGCAACAAGCAGGCGGCGATGGAAGGCTTGCTCAAGGTCAACAGCGTCGACCTGCCGGCCAGCATCGTGAGCAAGGAAATCGAGCAACTCGTGCAATCGGCCCGCCAGGACCTGCAATCGCGTGGCATGAAAGACGTTGAGAAACTGCCGTTGTCA is part of the Thiomonas sp. X19 genome and encodes:
- the tig gene encoding trigger factor, producing MTAVETLDKLQRRITVSVPKTELQSEVLARLKNLARTARVSGFRPGKVPLSVMQKRYGPSVEAEVLQDKVGNVFYEAVNAAHVRVAGMPAFTPHETTDAAEAIAFDAVFEVYPDVALGDLSSLELERITSSVDEPAIDKTMEILRKQRRTFQARDEADNAARDGDQLTVNFIGKLDDVAFPGGSADDFQFVLGEGRMLPEFETAARGQKPGSTVSFDLHFPEDYQGREVAGKTAQFSLTVTRVEAPQLPELNADFAKALGVADGDMQKLRDDIRKNLEREIAARLAARNKQAAMEGLLKVNSVDLPASIVSKEIEQLVQSARQDLQSRGMKDVEKLPLSPDLFREQAERRVRLGLIVAELVKEHELHAKPEQVRAHVESLASSYETPQDVLRWYYGDPQRLSEVESIVIEHNVADFVFSRAKTTDKTLSFDEVMQTQAA